The bacterium genome contains the following window.
GATGGCCATCGGCGCGTTTAGCCCTCTGGACGGGTTTATGCGCCAGTTTGATTACGAGTCCGTTCTGCAGTCCATGCATCTTGCCGACGGAACCCTTTGGCCGATCCCTATCACCCTTGCGGTGTCGCAGCAGCAAGCGACTGGTCTGGCGATGGGTGACCGCATCGCCCTGGTGGATGATGAGACCGGCGAGTTGATCGCCACTATGGTGATTGAAGATAAATACCGCTATGATAAGACCCTTGAAGCCAAACAGGTCTTTCGCACCACAGACGCAGCGCATCCAGGAGTAGCCAAACTGTTCAACCAGCAGGAGGTGTTGCTCGGCGGCCCGGTTACC
Protein-coding sequences here:
- the sat gene encoding sulfate adenylyltransferase (ATP sulfurylase; ATPS; converts ATP and sulfate to 5'phosphosulfate and pyrophosphate; in some organisms this enzyme is involved in the incorporation of inorganic sulfate while in others it is involved in the production of ATP in the reverse direction; the enzyme from Thermus thermophilus is dimeric and binds a zinc ion that is coordinated by cysteine and histidine residues that are not found in all related proteins but is found in some thermophilic organisms) — encoded protein: MRENLVPPHGGALQPRLLAGAALQQELARAGTLPVIRITSRETSDLIMMAIGAFSPLDGFMRQFDYESVLQSMHLADGTLWPIPITLAVSQQQATGLAMGDRIALVDDETGELIATMVIEDKYRYDKTLEAKQVFRTTDAAHPGVAKLFNQQEVLLGGPVT